Proteins co-encoded in one Pieris napi chromosome 10, ilPieNapi1.2, whole genome shotgun sequence genomic window:
- the LOC125053105 gene encoding LOW QUALITY PROTEIN: serine protease inhibitor 77Ba-like (The sequence of the model RefSeq protein was modified relative to this genomic sequence to represent the inferred CDS: substituted 2 bases at 2 genomic stop codons), producing MLIIYSCRSLRVSNNGARVEIVCFKEDTEVSAFYNEKGDQTGDVNLMFVTGNFYQKEVDVIGAQVLKLPYGSDXRYTALFFLPYPDVSLFSVIEKLKTITLTTIFKLFEAEEKQEVMVQLPRFKTSTNLNNLKELLSDMGLSTMFDSSQASFAKISPYELSVSDFFXKADIEVNEEGTTASAVSGAGFISRSLPEKFTANRPFLYMIIDKEIEVPLFAGAYSKPSVFLMPKII from the exons ATGC taattatcTATAGTTGTCGTAGCCTACGAGTATCAAACAATGGAGCACGCGTTGAAATCGTTTGTTTCAAAGAAGACACAGAAGTGAGCGCATTTTATAACGAAAAAGGGGATCAGACTGGAGATGTAAACCTTATGTTTGTTACTGGCAACTTTTACCAAAAAGAAGTTGATGTCATTGGCGCTCAAGTCTTGAAACTACCTTACGGCAGTGATTAAAGATACACTGCACTATTCTTTCTCCCATATCCAGATGTTTCACTATTCAGTGTCATAGAAAAATTGAAAACAATCACATTGACCACCATATTTAAACTGTTCGAAGCCGAAGAAAAGCAAGAAGTGATGGTACAGCTCCCAAGATTCAAGACAagcacaaatttaaataatctaaaagaGCTCTTGTCAGATATGGGGTTGAGTACTATGTTTGACAGTTCTCAAGCGAGCTTCGCGAAGATATCTCCTTATGAATTATCAGTTTcagatttcttttaaaaagcTGATATAGAGGTCAATGAGGAAGGAACAACAGCGAGTGCCGTTAGTGGAGCAGGCTTCATATCAAGAAGTTTACCGGAAAAATTCACAGCAAATAGACCATTCCTTTATATGATAATAGATAAAGAGATTGAAGTACCACTATTCGCCGGTGCATACTCAAAAccaagtgtttttttaatgccaaaaattatttaa